One genomic segment of Amycolatopsis sp. Hca4 includes these proteins:
- a CDS encoding YnfA family protein — MLLRSIILFLAAAVCEIGGAWLVWQGVREHRGWLWIGGGVLALGVYGFVATLQPDAHFGRILAAYGGVFVAGSLAWGMVADGYRPDRYDVLGALLCLAGVAVIMYGPRGG, encoded by the coding sequence GTGCTCCTCCGGTCGATCATCCTGTTCCTCGCGGCGGCGGTGTGCGAGATCGGCGGAGCGTGGCTGGTCTGGCAGGGCGTCCGCGAACACCGTGGCTGGCTGTGGATCGGCGGGGGAGTGCTGGCCCTGGGCGTGTACGGGTTCGTGGCGACGCTCCAGCCGGACGCCCACTTCGGCCGCATCCTCGCCGCGTACGGCGGCGTGTTCGTGGCCGGGTCGCTGGCCTGGGGGATGGTGGCGGACGGTTATCGCCCGGACCGCTACGACGTGCTCGGCGCGCTGCTGTGCCTCGCGGGGGTGGCGGTGATCATGTACGGGCCGCGCGGCGGGTAA
- a CDS encoding snapalysin family zinc-dependent metalloprotease, with product MNGRVLGRIVAVATAVAAPLALAPVASAAAVTTLYYSSSGAPDYLAQIDQGAANWNAAVTDVKLVKRSTGATIVFQEIHSGGSYTNTNGHGRGQIYLDTSQVAEGFDPTRIAAHELGHNLGLPDHYSGPCTELMSGHGPGTACKNAKPSSAEAAKVQSLWVNGLTAAAEMRTAH from the coding sequence ATGAACGGACGCGTGCTCGGCCGGATCGTGGCGGTGGCCACGGCTGTCGCGGCCCCGCTGGCCCTGGCTCCGGTTGCTTCGGCGGCCGCCGTCACGACGCTGTACTACAGCTCGTCGGGTGCTCCGGACTACCTGGCGCAGATCGACCAGGGCGCGGCCAACTGGAACGCGGCGGTCACCGACGTGAAGCTCGTCAAGCGCAGCACGGGCGCGACGATCGTGTTCCAGGAGATCCACAGCGGCGGCTCGTACACGAACACGAACGGCCACGGCCGCGGCCAGATCTACCTGGACACGAGCCAGGTCGCGGAGGGCTTCGACCCGACCCGCATCGCGGCCCACGAGCTGGGCCACAACCTCGGGCTGCCGGACCACTACAGCGGCCCGTGCACGGAACTGATGTCGGGCCACGGCCCGGGAACGGCGTGCAAGAACGCGAAACCGTCGTCCGCCGAGGCGGCGAAGGTGCAGTCGTTGTGGGTCAACGGCTTGACGGCAGCGGCCGAGATGCGCACCGCGCACTGA
- a CDS encoding class I SAM-dependent methyltransferase, which yields MTAAYDEFASAYTAENEASLMNAYYERPATLALAGDVAGRRILDAGCGSGPLFAQLRANGALVSGFDQSPGMLAHAKTLLGEDADLRVADLADPLPYPDAEFDDVIASLVLHYLRDWDPVLAEFRRVLKPGGRLIASVNHPMMVNLTHRQEGPRPDYFAQYTWTDEFELHGEKARMTFWNKPLHAMTDAFTAAGFRIAVISEPHPVPAARELFPGDFEILDTFPSFLFFVLEAE from the coding sequence ATGACTGCCGCCTACGACGAGTTCGCCTCGGCCTACACCGCCGAAAACGAAGCCAGCCTGATGAACGCCTACTACGAGCGGCCCGCGACCCTCGCGCTCGCCGGGGACGTGGCCGGCCGGCGGATCCTCGACGCCGGCTGCGGCTCGGGGCCGCTGTTCGCGCAGCTGCGGGCGAACGGCGCACTCGTCAGCGGGTTCGACCAGAGCCCCGGCATGCTGGCGCACGCGAAAACGCTGCTCGGCGAGGACGCGGACCTGCGGGTGGCCGACCTGGCCGATCCGCTGCCCTACCCCGACGCCGAATTCGACGACGTCATCGCGTCGCTGGTGCTGCACTACCTGCGCGACTGGGACCCGGTGCTCGCCGAGTTCCGGCGCGTGCTGAAGCCCGGTGGCCGGCTGATCGCCTCGGTCAACCACCCGATGATGGTCAACCTCACGCACCGCCAGGAAGGGCCCCGGCCGGACTACTTCGCGCAGTACACCTGGACCGACGAATTCGAGCTCCACGGCGAAAAAGCGCGGATGACGTTCTGGAACAAGCCGCTGCACGCGATGACCGACGCCTTCACCGCGGCCGGCTTCCGGATCGCCGTGATCAGCGAACCGCACCCGGTGCCTGCCGCCCGGGAGCTGTTCCCCGGCGACTTCGAAATCCTCGACACCTTCCCGAGCTTCCTCTTCTTCGTCCTGGAAGCGGAGTAG
- a CDS encoding VOC family protein has product MTSVRQVQVTFDCADPERVARFWSEVLGYELAGTACSDPTGVGPRLYFQRVPESKVVKNRVHLDVRVGTGLVGEERLAALEAECARLEKLGAVRGQLLLADEENESCQNMQDIEGNEFCLD; this is encoded by the coding sequence ATGACGTCGGTCAGGCAGGTTCAGGTCACCTTCGACTGCGCGGACCCCGAGCGGGTCGCCCGGTTCTGGTCCGAGGTGCTGGGGTACGAGCTGGCGGGCACCGCCTGCAGCGACCCCACCGGCGTGGGCCCGCGGCTGTACTTCCAGCGCGTGCCCGAAAGCAAGGTCGTCAAGAACCGCGTGCACCTCGACGTCCGGGTCGGCACCGGCCTCGTCGGCGAAGAGCGGCTGGCGGCGCTCGAGGCCGAGTGCGCGCGGCTGGAGAAGCTCGGCGCGGTCCGCGGGCAGCTCCTGCTCGCCGACGAGGAAAACGAGTCGTGCCAGAACATGCAGGACATCGAGGGCAACGAGTTCTGCCTCGACTGA
- the cysC gene encoding adenylyl-sulfate kinase: protein MQLLRIATAGSVDDGKSTLIGRLLFDSKAIFTDQLAAVERASRDRGEDYPDLALLTDGLRAEREQGITIDVAHRYFATPRRKFIIADTPGHLQYTRNMVTGASTADLALILVDARKGVLEQSRRHAFLASLLGIGHLVVCVNKMDLVEWSQERFDEIREDFRRFAMKLDVADLTFVPVSALHGDNVVHRSASMPWYEGTSLLHQLEEVHVASDRNLIDARFPVQYVIRRSDFRGYAGTIAGGVFKPGDEVVALPSGFTSKVRAVWGPGGRPLEEAFTGQAVAVELADDLDLGRGAMLCRPGNRAESTREVDALVCWFSERASLAPGASYAVRHTTTETRGTVERLEYRLDVTTLHRDETAEALSLNDIGRIRLRTRSPLLFDPYRRNRATGGFLLVDEHTGDTVAAGMITGSVAAPVVWHTAAVRREDRPTRGATVWLTGLSASGKSSVAVELERRLVAAGRPAYLLDGDNLRHGLNAGLGFSPEDRAENVRRVAEVARLFADAGVVAIASLISPYAEDRARARAIHDGLPFVEVFVDTPLEVCEARDPKGMYAKARAGEIKGFTGIDAPYERPSSPDLVLRPGDGDPAAMAAAVQALLDDLGE, encoded by the coding sequence ATGCAGCTGCTGCGGATCGCCACCGCCGGAAGCGTCGACGACGGCAAGTCGACCCTGATCGGCCGGCTGCTGTTCGACTCGAAGGCGATCTTCACCGACCAGCTCGCGGCCGTCGAGCGCGCCAGCCGCGACCGCGGCGAGGACTACCCGGACCTCGCGCTGCTCACCGACGGCCTGCGCGCCGAGCGCGAGCAGGGCATCACCATCGACGTCGCCCACCGCTACTTCGCCACGCCGCGGCGCAAGTTCATCATCGCCGACACGCCGGGGCACCTGCAGTACACGCGGAACATGGTGACCGGCGCGTCCACCGCCGACCTGGCGCTGATCCTGGTCGACGCGCGCAAGGGGGTACTGGAGCAGTCGCGGCGGCACGCGTTCCTCGCCTCGCTGCTCGGGATCGGGCACCTCGTGGTCTGCGTCAACAAGATGGACCTCGTCGAGTGGTCGCAGGAGCGGTTCGACGAGATCCGCGAAGACTTCCGCCGGTTCGCGATGAAGCTCGACGTCGCCGACCTGACGTTCGTGCCGGTTTCGGCGCTGCACGGCGACAACGTCGTCCACCGCAGCGCGAGCATGCCGTGGTACGAGGGCACTTCGCTGCTGCACCAGCTGGAGGAGGTGCACGTCGCTTCCGACCGCAACCTGATCGACGCCCGGTTCCCGGTCCAGTACGTCATCCGCCGGTCCGACTTCCGCGGCTACGCGGGCACCATCGCCGGTGGGGTGTTCAAGCCGGGTGACGAGGTCGTGGCACTGCCGTCGGGGTTCACGTCGAAGGTGCGCGCGGTCTGGGGACCGGGCGGGCGGCCCCTCGAAGAAGCGTTCACCGGGCAGGCGGTGGCCGTGGAGCTGGCCGACGACCTCGACCTCGGGCGCGGGGCCATGCTGTGCCGCCCCGGCAACCGCGCGGAGTCGACCCGCGAGGTCGACGCGCTGGTCTGCTGGTTCTCCGAGCGCGCGTCGCTGGCCCCCGGGGCGTCCTACGCGGTCCGGCACACGACGACCGAGACGCGGGGCACGGTCGAGCGGCTGGAGTACCGCCTCGACGTCACCACGCTGCACCGCGACGAGACGGCGGAAGCGCTGTCCCTGAACGACATCGGCCGCATCCGGCTGCGCACGCGCTCGCCGCTGCTGTTCGACCCCTACCGCCGCAACCGGGCCACCGGCGGCTTCCTGCTGGTCGACGAGCACACCGGCGACACGGTGGCGGCGGGCATGATCACCGGCTCGGTCGCCGCCCCGGTCGTCTGGCACACCGCGGCGGTCCGGCGCGAGGACCGCCCGACCCGCGGCGCGACGGTGTGGCTGACCGGGCTGTCGGCGTCGGGCAAGTCGTCGGTGGCGGTCGAGCTGGAGCGCCGGCTGGTCGCGGCGGGCCGCCCGGCGTACCTGCTCGACGGCGACAACCTGCGGCACGGGCTGAACGCCGGGCTGGGGTTCAGCCCCGAGGACCGCGCGGAGAACGTCCGGCGGGTGGCGGAGGTGGCGCGCCTGTTCGCGGACGCGGGTGTGGTGGCGATCGCGTCGCTGATCAGCCCGTACGCGGAGGATCGGGCGCGGGCGCGGGCGATCCACGACGGGCTGCCGTTCGTCGAGGTCTTCGTCGACACGCCGCTGGAGGTGTGCGAGGCGCGTGACCCGAAGGGGATGTACGCGAAGGCGCGCGCCGGGGAGATCAAGGGTTTCACGGGCATCGACGCGCCGTACGAGCGCCCGTCGTCACCCGACCTGGTGCTGCGCCCGGGCGACGGCGACCCGGCGGCGATGGCGGCCGCGGTCCAGGCGCTGCTCGACGACCTGGGCGAGTAG
- the cysD gene encoding sulfate adenylyltransferase subunit CysD: MFYFFPVSVTSYELSHLAALEAEAVHVFREVAATFERPVLLFSGGKDSVVMLHAAAKAFWPAPLPFPVLHVDTGHNFDEVIRFRDETVAALGLRLEVARVQDDIDAGRVVEETGPRASRNRLQTVTLLRAIREGGFDAVFGGARRDEEKARAKERVFSFRDEHGQWDPRAQRPELWNLYNGRHRRGEHIRVFPLSNWTELDIWQYIRDERIALPPLYYAHRRPVVQRDGMLLAATRFLSLVDGETPYEATVRFRTVGDATCTGCVESSAATPSEVVAEVAATRVTERGATRADDRISEAGMEDRKREGYF; encoded by the coding sequence ATGTTCTACTTTTTTCCGGTGTCCGTGACCTCGTACGAGCTCTCGCACCTGGCCGCGCTGGAAGCGGAGGCCGTGCACGTCTTCCGCGAAGTCGCGGCGACCTTCGAGCGCCCGGTCCTGCTCTTCTCCGGCGGCAAGGACTCGGTCGTGATGCTGCACGCGGCGGCGAAGGCGTTCTGGCCCGCGCCGCTGCCGTTCCCCGTGCTGCACGTCGACACCGGCCACAACTTCGACGAGGTCATCCGGTTCCGCGACGAGACAGTAGCCGCGCTCGGCCTGCGACTGGAGGTCGCGCGCGTGCAGGACGACATCGACGCCGGCCGCGTGGTCGAGGAGACCGGGCCGAGGGCCAGCCGCAACCGGCTGCAGACGGTGACGCTGCTGCGGGCCATCCGCGAGGGCGGCTTCGACGCCGTGTTCGGCGGCGCCCGCCGCGACGAGGAGAAGGCCCGCGCGAAGGAGCGCGTGTTCAGCTTCCGCGACGAGCACGGCCAGTGGGACCCGCGGGCGCAGCGCCCGGAGCTGTGGAACCTCTACAACGGACGGCACCGCCGAGGTGAGCACATCCGCGTCTTCCCGCTGTCGAACTGGACCGAGCTGGACATCTGGCAGTACATCCGCGACGAGCGGATCGCGCTGCCGCCGCTGTACTACGCGCACCGGCGGCCGGTGGTCCAGCGCGACGGCATGCTGCTCGCAGCTACCCGCTTCCTGTCCCTTGTGGACGGCGAGACGCCGTACGAGGCGACCGTGCGCTTCCGGACCGTCGGGGACGCCACCTGCACCGGCTGCGTCGAGTCCTCGGCGGCGACCCCGTCCGAAGTGGTCGCCGAGGTGGCCGCCACCCGCGTCACCGAACGCGGCGCCACGCGGGCCGACGACCGGATTTCCGAGGCCGGCATGGAAGACCGCAAGCGAGAGGGCTACTTCTGA
- a CDS encoding nuclear transport factor 2 family protein yields the protein MDLGVLEEIKRVKYRYLRGVDLKLWDEVADTFTVDATADYGTRAVGSGGKQFEGRDAIVEFLTQSLGNGIITVHHAAQPEIDVDGDTATGRWSFTDKVIVPEHKVIIEGAAFYEDTYRREGDGAWRMSHIGYVRTYETLTSFDGIPGFKLLANRWAVPA from the coding sequence ATGGACCTGGGCGTGCTCGAAGAGATCAAGCGGGTGAAGTACCGGTACCTGCGCGGGGTGGACCTGAAGCTGTGGGACGAGGTGGCCGACACCTTCACCGTCGACGCCACGGCCGACTACGGCACCCGCGCGGTCGGCAGCGGGGGCAAGCAGTTCGAGGGCCGCGACGCCATCGTCGAGTTCCTCACCCAGAGCCTCGGCAACGGCATCATCACCGTGCACCACGCAGCTCAGCCCGAGATCGACGTCGACGGCGACACCGCGACCGGGCGGTGGTCGTTCACCGACAAGGTCATCGTGCCCGAGCACAAGGTGATCATCGAAGGCGCCGCCTTCTACGAGGACACCTACCGCCGCGAGGGCGACGGCGCCTGGCGGATGTCGCACATCGGGTACGTCCGGACCTACGAGACGCTGACGAGCTTCGACGGCATCCCGGGCTTCAAGCTGCTCGCGAACCGCTGGGCTGTCCCGGCATGA
- a CDS encoding SDR family oxidoreductase produces the protein MSVENVLQGKVVVVSGIGPGLGRSIAVRSAQAGADVVLAARTESRLSEVAKEVTDLGRRAVAVRTDIDDADSAENLVRTAVEAFGRVDAVVHNAFAVPPLTDLATVDFDAVRAGFETAAISVLRLTRLFLPALKESKGSLVMINSAVLRHSRRTFGAYKMAKSALLSLSQSLASELGPDGVRVNTVAPGYIWGPNLKWYFAYLAKERGITPEDVYAETASTIDLRKLPEPDEIADAVVFLASPMARAITGQCLDVNGGEYHH, from the coding sequence GTGAGCGTGGAGAACGTGTTGCAGGGCAAGGTGGTCGTCGTCTCGGGTATCGGGCCCGGGCTGGGCCGGTCGATCGCCGTGCGCAGTGCGCAGGCGGGCGCGGACGTCGTGCTCGCCGCGCGCACCGAGTCGCGGCTGAGCGAGGTCGCGAAGGAGGTGACCGACCTCGGCCGCCGGGCGGTCGCGGTCCGCACCGACATCGACGACGCGGACTCCGCCGAGAACCTGGTGCGTACGGCGGTCGAGGCGTTCGGCCGGGTGGACGCGGTGGTGCACAACGCCTTCGCCGTCCCGCCGCTGACCGATCTGGCCACTGTGGACTTCGACGCCGTCCGAGCCGGGTTCGAAACCGCGGCGATCTCCGTGCTCCGGCTGACCCGGCTCTTCCTGCCCGCGCTCAAGGAGAGCAAGGGCTCGCTGGTGATGATCAACTCGGCGGTGCTGCGGCATTCCCGGCGGACGTTCGGTGCCTACAAGATGGCGAAGTCGGCGCTGCTGTCGCTGTCCCAGAGCCTGGCCAGCGAGCTGGGCCCGGACGGCGTGCGCGTCAACACCGTGGCGCCGGGGTACATCTGGGGGCCCAACCTCAAGTGGTACTTCGCCTACCTGGCCAAGGAGCGCGGCATCACGCCCGAAGACGTCTACGCCGAGACAGCGTCCACAATAGACCTTCGCAAGCTGCCCGAGCCCGACGAGATCGCCGACGCGGTGGTGTTCCTCGCCTCGCCGATGGCGCGCGCGATCACCGGGCAGTGCCTCGACGTCAACGGCGGCGAGTACCACCACTAG
- a CDS encoding sulfotransferase, which produces MLPGREDVGTVEDLHASASKLTGLDDFGADEYVEGLRVLLESYEGDAELTPYGNKVHRAFLRGALVARLLSEASWKQNPAYADVRIERPIFVTGLPRTGTTALHRLLAEDPAHQGLEVWLAEVPQPRPPRSSWAGNPIFQGIQAGYERHHVEHPEFMGVHHMSADQVEECWQLLRQSMRSVSFECLAYLPRYSRWLAKQDWTDAYARHKRNLQLIGLPDAGKRWVLKNPSHLFALDALMANYPDALVIQTHRAPRTIMASMCSLAEKAADGWSDKFRGEVIGRGQLDLWARGADEFGWARERHNPAQFHDVRYEDFVADPIGTVSSVYDHFGLEFTPEARAAMTAVHEASRTGDRKPVHRYSLADFGLTPEEVDERFASYLTSLP; this is translated from the coding sequence ATGCTCCCCGGCCGCGAAGACGTGGGCACCGTCGAGGACCTGCACGCGTCGGCGTCGAAGCTCACCGGGCTCGACGACTTCGGTGCCGACGAGTACGTCGAAGGCCTGCGCGTGCTGCTGGAGTCCTACGAAGGGGACGCGGAACTGACGCCGTACGGCAACAAGGTGCACCGGGCGTTCCTGCGCGGTGCTTTGGTGGCGCGGCTGCTGAGTGAAGCTTCGTGGAAGCAGAACCCGGCGTACGCGGACGTCCGCATCGAGCGGCCGATCTTCGTCACCGGCCTGCCCCGCACCGGTACGACGGCGCTGCACCGGCTGCTCGCCGAGGACCCCGCGCACCAGGGCCTCGAGGTGTGGCTCGCCGAGGTCCCGCAGCCGCGGCCGCCGCGCTCGTCGTGGGCGGGCAACCCGATCTTCCAGGGCATCCAGGCCGGGTACGAACGCCACCACGTCGAGCACCCGGAGTTCATGGGCGTGCACCACATGTCCGCCGACCAGGTGGAGGAGTGCTGGCAGCTGCTGCGCCAGTCGATGCGGTCGGTCTCCTTCGAGTGCCTGGCGTACCTGCCGCGCTATTCGCGCTGGCTGGCCAAACAGGACTGGACGGACGCGTACGCGCGGCACAAGCGCAACCTGCAGCTGATCGGGCTGCCCGACGCGGGCAAGCGGTGGGTGCTCAAGAACCCGAGTCACCTGTTCGCCCTGGACGCGCTGATGGCGAACTACCCGGACGCCCTGGTGATCCAGACCCACCGGGCGCCGCGCACGATCATGGCGTCGATGTGCAGCCTGGCCGAGAAGGCCGCGGACGGCTGGTCGGACAAGTTCCGCGGCGAGGTGATCGGCCGCGGTCAGCTGGACCTGTGGGCGCGCGGAGCGGACGAGTTCGGCTGGGCCCGGGAGCGGCACAACCCCGCGCAGTTCCACGACGTCCGGTACGAGGACTTCGTCGCGGACCCGATCGGCACGGTGTCCAGTGTGTACGACCACTTCGGACTGGAGTTCACCCCCGAAGCCCGCGCGGCCATGACGGCGGTGCACGAGGCGAGCCGGACCGGGGACCGGAAACCGGTGCACCGCTACAGCTTGGCGGACTTCGGCCTGACACCCGAAGAGGTCGACGAGCGGTTCGCGAGCTACCTCACGTCCCTGCCGTGA
- a CDS encoding glycosyltransferase, producing MTRVLVGVQPARGHVGPTKPVVAALVDAGHEVTVVTGARYREAFEELGATVGVLPAEADFDETDLNGSIPGRAGLSGLKLARFELTHFVRAMPAQLRVLDEHPADVVLCDPLMMAGLALVRRAARPRLLTLGFLPFLPPVPTAAPGHPASGAIFKALVPWVTGPAQDLAKDLLGDPGMLFTDWPLHSDGVLQMTCPGFEYPRPGAPLHFIGPTTVSAASEHPLPPWWADLDGGRPVVHVTQGTVANDDLGRLVEPAIDALAGEDVLVVATTCGTPLRPGPLPDNVRVADFLPYDELLPRCAAVVSNGGYGGVNHALRYGVPLVVIGASEDKREVAARVTWSGAGIGHARAKAAPRTLRRAVGEALTDPRYRERARELAAEMAACPSMTEVVELITAGT from the coding sequence ATGACCCGCGTCCTCGTCGGCGTGCAGCCCGCGCGCGGTCACGTCGGGCCGACCAAGCCGGTCGTCGCAGCCCTCGTCGACGCCGGGCACGAGGTCACCGTCGTCACCGGCGCGCGCTACCGGGAAGCGTTCGAGGAGCTGGGGGCGACCGTCGGCGTACTGCCGGCGGAGGCCGACTTCGACGAGACCGACCTGAACGGCTCGATCCCCGGCCGCGCCGGGCTGAGCGGGCTGAAGCTCGCCCGGTTCGAGCTGACCCACTTCGTCCGCGCCATGCCCGCGCAGCTGCGCGTCCTCGACGAGCACCCGGCCGACGTCGTGCTGTGCGATCCGCTGATGATGGCCGGGCTGGCCCTGGTCCGGCGCGCAGCCCGGCCACGCCTGCTCACCCTCGGCTTCCTGCCGTTCCTGCCGCCGGTCCCGACCGCCGCGCCCGGCCACCCGGCCAGCGGCGCGATCTTCAAGGCGCTCGTGCCGTGGGTGACCGGGCCGGCGCAGGACCTGGCGAAAGACCTCCTCGGCGACCCCGGCATGCTCTTCACGGACTGGCCCCTGCACAGCGATGGCGTGCTCCAGATGACCTGCCCCGGCTTCGAGTACCCGCGGCCGGGCGCTCCCCTGCACTTCATCGGGCCGACGACGGTCAGCGCGGCGAGCGAGCACCCGCTGCCGCCGTGGTGGGCCGACCTGGACGGCGGCCGTCCGGTGGTGCACGTGACCCAGGGGACGGTCGCGAACGACGACCTCGGCCGGCTCGTCGAGCCGGCCATCGACGCGCTGGCGGGCGAGGACGTCCTGGTCGTCGCGACGACGTGCGGGACGCCGCTGCGGCCGGGCCCGCTGCCGGACAACGTGCGGGTCGCCGATTTCCTCCCGTACGACGAACTGCTCCCCCGCTGCGCCGCCGTGGTCAGCAACGGCGGCTACGGCGGGGTCAACCACGCCCTCCGCTACGGCGTGCCACTGGTCGTGATCGGGGCCAGCGAGGACAAGCGCGAGGTCGCCGCCCGGGTCACCTGGTCCGGGGCCGGGATCGGCCACGCCCGCGCGAAGGCCGCACCGCGGACGCTGCGGCGAGCCGTCGGCGAGGCGCTGACCGACCCGCGTTACCGCGAACGCGCGCGCGAACTGGCCGCCGAGATGGCCGCCTGCCCGTCGATGACCGAAGTCGTCGAGCTGATCACGGCAGGGACGTGA
- a CDS encoding TetR/AcrR family transcriptional regulator has protein sequence MTIPEGGRRRYASPVREARARRTRAHVVATAGKLFAARGYAGTSMRQIAAEAGVSLETVTQTGRKPQLLLAAFRAGFAGDPDARNLDALAGPAGPADLPSVVPRVAEGIRGSLPIWRAFTTAAAADAEVAAVRAELVVVRRAEIAERLSAAGLASGGSLGRLADAIGLIMSHEAYDHLTAVCGWPHEDYVTWAASAIRAQLALGWSAGGGL, from the coding sequence ATGACGATACCCGAAGGCGGGCGGCGCCGGTACGCGTCGCCGGTGCGCGAGGCCCGGGCGCGCCGCACCCGGGCGCACGTGGTGGCGACGGCGGGGAAGCTGTTCGCCGCGCGGGGTTACGCGGGCACGAGCATGCGGCAGATCGCGGCGGAGGCTGGGGTGAGCCTGGAGACGGTGACGCAGACGGGCCGCAAGCCGCAGCTGCTGCTGGCCGCGTTCCGGGCCGGCTTCGCGGGCGATCCGGACGCGAGGAACCTGGACGCGCTGGCGGGCCCGGCCGGCCCGGCGGACCTGCCCTCGGTGGTGCCACGGGTGGCCGAGGGGATCCGCGGATCACTGCCGATCTGGCGCGCGTTCACGACGGCGGCCGCGGCGGACGCGGAGGTGGCGGCGGTCCGCGCGGAGCTGGTGGTGGTGCGCCGGGCGGAGATCGCGGAGCGGCTCTCGGCGGCGGGCCTGGCCTCGGGAGGTTCGCTCGGGCGCTTGGCCGACGCGATCGGCTTGATCATGTCCCACGAGGCGTACGACCACCTGACGGCGGTGTGCGGCTGGCCGCACGAGGACTACGTCACCTGGGCGGCCTCGGCGATCCGGGCGCAGCTGGCCCTCGGCTGGTCAGCCGGCGGCGGCCTGTAA
- a CDS encoding GGDEF domain-containing protein codes for MKSPRAVRFAFQPLYSLHTGGVVAHEALAKPGRGTVPELLAQARRDGRLAEADLGLAVAAVRQDAEQPTALPLHLNLSARTLAAPPSMYEDLLEALGDAGRRTREVVLEIGPPFAPLPAGRALAGMRELTELGFRIALDGLGRGDLPLGLLVEAPIDLVKLDRTVLRGLPDDPASVAVVEALLHYTNRTGTRLVATGVETGAQLDAVRGLGVRIAQGHLLAPPTAAGPAPALLTRARPSTGAPAPCVGDFLRPATTLPETATCDEVRAVLAAADAPSGVVGVDELNRPRWSVDRTRFLVAVTGPYGHALHAKRPAARLADTPHTIEARAGAMEFLELVTDADWGRTGDDVVVVDELGRCLGVVLVTEVVRGVAEAKVEAAAALNPLTRLPGSDTVARDVARRITIGEPFVAAWLDIDGFKAVNDTAGFAAGDNLIRELGAALTEQAGELRRMRVSHVGGDDFLVVCDVDEIATVAGALLDRAWSADGLPVTVSLATLVCASGAIGSYHEVSRLLAPLKKRAKAVSGSSWVLSRPGSDRVEVLRGIGSRGLQAAAG; via the coding sequence GTGAAGTCGCCACGCGCGGTCCGCTTCGCCTTCCAGCCGCTGTACAGCCTCCACACCGGAGGCGTCGTGGCGCACGAGGCGCTGGCCAAGCCCGGCCGCGGAACCGTCCCCGAGCTGCTCGCGCAGGCCCGCCGCGACGGCCGGCTCGCCGAGGCCGACCTCGGGCTCGCGGTCGCCGCCGTCCGGCAGGACGCCGAACAGCCGACGGCGCTCCCCCTGCACCTGAACCTGTCCGCCCGCACCCTGGCCGCACCGCCGTCGATGTACGAGGACCTCCTCGAAGCCCTCGGTGACGCGGGCCGCCGCACCCGTGAAGTCGTCCTGGAGATCGGGCCGCCGTTCGCGCCGCTGCCCGCCGGCCGCGCGCTCGCGGGGATGCGGGAGCTCACCGAGCTCGGCTTCCGGATCGCGCTCGACGGCCTCGGCCGCGGCGACCTGCCGCTGGGCCTGCTGGTCGAGGCGCCGATCGACCTGGTGAAGCTCGACCGGACCGTGCTGCGCGGCCTGCCGGACGACCCGGCGTCGGTCGCCGTGGTCGAGGCGCTGCTGCACTACACGAACCGCACCGGCACCCGGCTCGTCGCGACCGGCGTGGAGACCGGCGCGCAGCTCGACGCCGTCCGCGGCCTCGGCGTCCGGATCGCGCAGGGGCACCTGCTCGCGCCGCCGACCGCGGCCGGTCCCGCGCCGGCGCTGCTCACCCGCGCCCGTCCCTCGACCGGGGCGCCGGCACCGTGCGTCGGCGACTTCCTCCGCCCGGCGACGACCCTGCCGGAAACGGCGACCTGCGACGAAGTCCGCGCGGTGCTGGCCGCGGCCGACGCGCCGAGCGGCGTCGTCGGGGTGGACGAGCTGAACCGGCCGCGCTGGTCGGTCGACCGGACCCGGTTCCTGGTCGCGGTCACCGGGCCGTACGGGCACGCGCTGCACGCGAAGCGCCCGGCGGCCCGGCTCGCGGACACCCCGCACACGATCGAGGCCCGCGCCGGCGCGATGGAGTTCCTGGAGCTGGTCACCGACGCGGACTGGGGCCGCACCGGCGACGACGTCGTGGTGGTGGACGAGCTCGGCCGCTGTCTCGGCGTGGTGCTGGTGACCGAGGTGGTCCGCGGGGTGGCCGAGGCGAAGGTCGAGGCCGCCGCGGCGCTGAACCCGCTGACGCGCCTGCCGGGCAGCGACACGGTCGCCCGCGACGTGGCCCGCCGGATCACCATCGGCGAGCCGTTCGTGGCGGCCTGGCTGGACATCGACGGCTTCAAGGCGGTCAACGACACCGCCGGCTTCGCGGCGGGCGACAACCTGATCCGCGAGCTGGGCGCGGCCCTGACCGAACAGGCGGGCGAACTGCGGCGGATGCGGGTGAGCCACGTCGGCGGCGACGACTTCCTGGTGGTGTGCGACGTCGACGAGATCGCGACGGTGGCGGGCGCGCTGCTGGACCGGGCCTGGTCGGCCGACGGCCTGCCGGTGACGGTGTCGCTGGCGACGCTGGTCTGCGCGAGCGGGGCGATCGGGTCGTACCACGAGGTTTCGCGGCTGCTGGCGCCGTTGAAGAAGCGCGCGAAGGCGGTGTCGGGGTCGAGCTGGGTGCTCAGCCGGCCCGGTTCGGACCGGGTGGAGGTGCTGCGCGGCATCGGAAGCCGCGGGTTACAGGCCGCCGCCGGCTGA